CTAAATTGGGCAAAAAGGTATTCATTTCTGATTGTGAAGGCCCTATATCTATAAATGACAATGCATATGAACTGGCAGGTTATTTTATTGAAGAAGGCGAAAAATTTTTTGCAATCCTAAGTAAATATGATGATATTTTAGTAGATGAAATTAAAAGAGAAGGTTATTACGCTGGTGGAACATTAAAATTGATAGTTCCTTTTTTAAAAGCATATGGGGCCACCAATAAAAATATTGAATCATATTCAAAGGAAAATATACTTCTTATTCCTGGTGCAAGGGAAACACTAGAATATGTAAAGGATATAATGCCTTCATTTATTGTAAGCACAAGTTATGAGCAATATATTCACGCACTTTGCGATTTTATTGGGTTTCCACGTGAAAACACTTATTCTACAGCTCTAAACATAGATGAAATATCTATTATTAATGGAGATAAGGAAAAATTAATGGAATTTAGAAAAATTATTGTGGAGAACCCAGATTTTGAAATAATCGATAAAATATTTTGGAGAGATATCTTAAAACTTTCAATTCATGAAATAATGAAAAATATAAATCCTGTTGGCGGGGAAGGAAAAAAAGAAGCAGTTTTAGATATTTTAGATAGATTTGGATTTGAAAAATCAGATATAATGTACGTTGGAGATAGCATAACTGATGTAGAACCTCTAAGATTTGCAAAAGAACATGGAGGACTTGCAATATCATTTAATGGTAATGAATACGCGATAAAAAATGCTGAAATAGCTATTATCGCCGATAATACGGTTATTATTTCTATAATTGCTGATTTATTCAACAAATATGGGAAAGAAGAAGTACTAAAATTTATTGATTCATTTACAAAAGATCAAGAACTTGCAATTAATAATTATCATATAAATAAAGAATTAAAGATAAAAATTAAAGATTTGAATATTCCAAAAGTTAGTATAGTCAGTGATAAAAATATTGGAGCATTAATTAAGGAAAGTGAAGTATTTCGTAAGAAGGTAAGGGGAGAAGCAATAGGTGCATTAGGGTAATGAATAATATTAAAGGGATTGATAAGATGGTTGAAATAGAAAACACTTTCTGCGAAGCTTTTGATGGAATTTACAGCAGAGTTATAATAACTGCAGATGACATAGAAACTCTTAAAAGAGCAGCTTATGATGCTACTTCAACTCCAGGCACTGTAATTGGGCGTGTTGAAGGTGGAATTGAACGATGGTTAAATACAAATGAAACTCCTGATGGGAGAGAAGGAGCCGTATTACAGTTTTGGTATGGAAAAGAGAATATAGAAAAATTTAATGTAGAATTATCCTATAGAATAAGGCAGGATATTCTTGTAAAACCATTTACTGCAGTTTTTGATGCTTCAATTAATCCTTCTGGAAAAATGGACATGATTAGGAATGTAGGGCATTGTGGAGATGGGCATGAATGGAAGGAAAATAAATATGGCCGTGAAATGATTATTATTCCCATAGCAATCCCTGATTTTGAAATAGAAAGTACATTAGGATACATGAAAGGAATTATGGGTGCAAACTTCTGGTATATGTGCGCTAAAAAAAGTTCTGTTATGAATGGAGGAAAGAAAGCTTTGGAGGCCATAGCTGAAGTTGAAGGTGCTATTGCTCCTTTTGATATATGTTCTGCAGCATCAAAGCCAGAAACAAATTATCCATGGATAGGACCAACAACAAACCACCCTTACTGTCCATCACTTAAAAAAACACTAAATAATGAATCAAGAGTCCCTGAAAATGTTAAATACATCCCTGAAATAGTGATAAATGGAATTGATTTAGATACAGTAAAAAAAGCTATGAAAGCAGGAATTGAAGCTCTAATGGATGTTGAAGGAGTAATAAACGTTTCTGCAGGAAATTATGGTGGTCAATTAGGTGATCATAAGATTTACTTAATAGAATTATAATTTAAAGGTCTTCAAATGAAAAAAATAGATGTTATTGGCTTTGGGGCATTGAATGTCGATAAACTTTATAATGTTAATAAAATAGCATATAAAGATGAAGAAGCGTTTATAACAGATTTTAGCAAATTTTGTGGTGGATCTGCAGCAAATACAATTATTGGTCTATCAAAACTTCAAATTAAAACAGGATTTATAGGTAAAATTGCTGATGATCAAGATGGAAGGCTCCTACTGGAAAATCTCCAAAAAGAGAATGTAAATGTAGATGGAATCATTTTAAGTAAAAATGGTAGAAGTGGAAATGTCATAGGATTTGTAGATGAAGAGGGACAAAGAGCTTTATATGTAGATCCTGGAGTAAACGATTTAATAAAACCAGATGAAGTTAATTTAGATTATATAAATCAATCAAAGGTTCTGCACTTAACTTCATTTGTAGGGGGATCCATTAAAGTCCAGGAACAACTAATTAACGAAATTCCAGATAATATAACTGTCAGTATTGACCCTGGGAGAATTTATGCTGAAAGAGGCCTTAATTTCCTTAAAAATATATTAAATAGAACAAATATTATCCTTATTAATGAAGAAGAATTAAAACATTTAACTGGCAAAAAAAATAAAACATATAAAGAGGGAGCAGAAACTTTGCTTGAATGTGGTATTGACATTGTAGTAG
This portion of the Methanobacterium sp. genome encodes:
- a CDS encoding formylmethanofuran--tetrahydromethanopterin N-formyltransferase, coding for MVEIENTFCEAFDGIYSRVIITADDIETLKRAAYDATSTPGTVIGRVEGGIERWLNTNETPDGREGAVLQFWYGKENIEKFNVELSYRIRQDILVKPFTAVFDASINPSGKMDMIRNVGHCGDGHEWKENKYGREMIIIPIAIPDFEIESTLGYMKGIMGANFWYMCAKKSSVMNGGKKALEAIAEVEGAIAPFDICSAASKPETNYPWIGPTTNHPYCPSLKKTLNNESRVPENVKYIPEIVINGIDLDTVKKAMKAGIEALMDVEGVINVSAGNYGGQLGDHKIYLIEL
- a CDS encoding carbohydrate kinase family protein, giving the protein MKKIDVIGFGALNVDKLYNVNKIAYKDEEAFITDFSKFCGGSAANTIIGLSKLQIKTGFIGKIADDQDGRLLLENLQKENVNVDGIILSKNGRSGNVIGFVDEEGQRALYVDPGVNDLIKPDEVNLDYINQSKVLHLTSFVGGSIKVQEQLINEIPDNITVSIDPGRIYAERGLNFLKNILNRTNIILINEEELKHLTGKKNKTYKEGAETLLECGIDIVVVKMGDKGSYITNGMESYLINSFKVSCVDTTGAGDAFNAGFLYGFINGKNIVESGNIGNYVASCCIQESGAINGLPELSKLKNEMDNII